The Staphylococcus carnosus genome has a segment encoding these proteins:
- a CDS encoding amidohydrolase family protein, translating into MAGQIVDVHHHIIPKLYKDELKKAGVSTASGFPIKDWVPEDSLKMMDELNIDVGVTSISEPGTMPLKKRHAAKVARKVNEYQAQLKKDYPGRFKSFALLPMPHVKESLKEIEYALDVLKLDGIGLYSNYGEEFLGNDKFETVMKLLHEKDAVVFIHPSASEKEFVPPEYIPTDFIEEFTFNTTRAANNLILSGTLERYPNIDFILPHAGGVLPYLEWRIDETLKTEQYILKDPLNRVDMIMRKGKGGFVKEFLKHPIRYTKMFKNYAHIVRRWSSLSQPAAYYIRKFHYDTALSTGDSTFASIKEVTDISNFHFGSDAHFAPDRWIAEMEKNIKETNYFTDK; encoded by the coding sequence ATGGCAGGACAAATCGTTGATGTACATCATCATATTATTCCAAAACTTTATAAAGATGAACTTAAAAAAGCCGGCGTTTCTACAGCTAGCGGATTTCCTATAAAAGACTGGGTACCAGAAGACAGTCTAAAAATGATGGATGAATTAAATATTGATGTAGGTGTAACATCTATTTCAGAACCAGGCACAATGCCTTTAAAGAAAAGACATGCCGCAAAAGTGGCGCGTAAAGTAAATGAATATCAAGCCCAACTTAAGAAAGATTATCCAGGCCGTTTCAAAAGTTTCGCATTACTGCCTATGCCGCATGTCAAAGAGAGTTTAAAAGAAATTGAATATGCGTTAGATGTCTTAAAATTAGATGGCATTGGTCTTTATTCCAACTATGGCGAAGAATTTTTAGGAAATGATAAATTTGAAACAGTCATGAAATTATTACATGAAAAAGATGCGGTCGTTTTTATACACCCTAGTGCGAGTGAAAAAGAATTTGTACCACCAGAATATATTCCGACCGATTTTATCGAAGAATTTACATTCAATACTACACGTGCTGCCAACAACTTAATATTAAGCGGTACTCTAGAACGCTATCCGAATATTGATTTTATTTTGCCCCATGCTGGCGGTGTTTTACCGTACTTAGAATGGCGTATCGATGAAACATTGAAAACAGAACAATATATTCTTAAAGATCCTTTAAATCGTGTGGATATGATTATGAGAAAAGGTAAAGGCGGCTTTGTAAAAGAGTTCTTAAAACATCCTATTCGTTATACTAAAATGTTCAAAAACTATGCGCACATCGTTAGACGCTGGTCATCGTTATCACAACCAGCCGCATATTATATTAGAAAGTTCCATTACGATACGGCCCTTTCAACTGGCGATTCAACATTTGCGAGTATTAAAGAAGTTACAGACATTTCCAACTTCCATTTTGGTTCAGATGCGCACTTTGCACCTGATAGATGGATTGCTGAAATGGAGAAAAACATTAAAGAAACAAACTACTTCACAGACAAATAA
- the bioD gene encoding dethiobiotin synthase encodes MKVFVTSTGTDVGKTYVTLLIYQALSEAGYNVGIYKPFQTEEQEPGIYPDLEEYKKASGLTYDETSLYTFHEPVSPHLGFKLEPEQQLDKESVIEKAETLNQKYDILLIEGAGGLGVPIYEDDNGFYMTEDLIKDTADKVLSVVPSKRGAISDIIMHQYYLTKHYLPGNILVMNRFDDSMIAQDNHETLERYLNRTIYTLIEGANVSKVPDELLHSLTRGGINE; translated from the coding sequence ATGAAGGTCTTCGTCACTAGTACTGGAACAGATGTTGGAAAAACATATGTCACTTTATTAATTTATCAAGCTTTGAGTGAAGCAGGATATAACGTTGGCATTTATAAACCATTTCAAACAGAAGAACAAGAGCCAGGGATATATCCAGACTTAGAGGAATATAAAAAAGCGAGCGGCCTCACTTATGATGAAACATCTTTATATACATTTCATGAGCCTGTGTCTCCTCATTTAGGATTCAAACTTGAACCTGAACAACAACTGGATAAAGAAAGTGTAATTGAAAAAGCTGAAACACTGAATCAAAAATACGACATTCTTTTAATTGAAGGTGCCGGTGGATTAGGGGTTCCGATCTATGAGGATGATAATGGTTTTTATATGACTGAGGATTTAATTAAAGATACAGCGGACAAGGTTTTAAGTGTGGTACCTTCAAAACGTGGAGCTATCAGCGATATTATTATGCATCAGTACTATCTAACAAAGCATTATTTACCAGGAAATATTTTGGTTATGAATCGGTTTGATGATTCTATGATTGCACAAGATAATCATGAAACGTTAGAACGGTATTTAAACCGCACAATTTATACTTTGATTGAAGGAGCAAATGTCTCCAAAGTACCAGATGAATTACTACATAGTTTAACAAGAGGTGGCATAAATGAATAA
- a CDS encoding TetR/AcrR family transcriptional regulator, whose amino-acid sequence MRRDALENRKRIEDCARQLFAEEGVENVSMNQISKTLGIGMATLYRNFEDKQALCYQLIQNDFSELFKDMHTILEDNKRNKEEKLEVLLVRFLNFKNTHKDLLRCVEGNKKRVSFKQQPAYKELFNIFYEVLKNDEDLTWNTFKTDMFLNSLTTNMYQFQLEERGLTDVQLKQYLLRMFK is encoded by the coding sequence ATGCGGAGAGATGCATTGGAAAACAGAAAACGGATTGAAGATTGTGCACGTCAGCTTTTTGCAGAAGAGGGCGTAGAAAATGTCAGTATGAACCAAATATCTAAAACACTCGGAATCGGAATGGCCACACTTTATCGTAATTTTGAAGATAAACAGGCATTGTGCTATCAACTCATTCAAAATGATTTTTCCGAGCTGTTCAAAGATATGCATACTATTTTAGAAGATAATAAACGAAATAAAGAAGAAAAGTTAGAAGTACTTTTAGTGCGATTCTTAAATTTCAAAAATACGCATAAAGATTTATTACGTTGTGTCGAGGGTAATAAAAAACGCGTATCGTTTAAACAACAACCTGCTTATAAAGAACTGTTCAATATTTTTTATGAAGTATTGAAAAATGATGAAGATTTAACATGGAATACTTTTAAAACAGATATGTTCTTAAATAGTTTAACTACAAATATGTATCAATTTCAGTTAGAAGAACGCGGATTAACCGACGTACAACTGAAACAATACCTATTACGTATGTTTAAATAG
- the tenA gene encoding thiaminase II, with product MAKFTDRLYERVEPIWASYMEHPFIKGLEDGSLDEEKFKHWLKQDYIYLIEYARLFAIGAAKATDLNMMSTYASLMDGTLNTEMNLHRDYAQKFGISEAELEQTEPAEVTTAYTSYMLNMAQIGGVENVIAAILTCTWSYNYIGLKLAEKEGAKNHAGYREWVDMYSSDEFTQFKEDCVDLMNEVTEGRSEKDLQCLEDIVVKTSYYEYKFWDMAENLETWDVPAK from the coding sequence TTGGCAAAATTTACAGATCGATTGTATGAACGTGTAGAACCTATTTGGGCATCTTATATGGAACATCCATTCATCAAGGGGTTAGAAGATGGCAGTTTGGATGAAGAAAAATTCAAACATTGGTTGAAGCAGGACTATATTTATTTAATAGAGTATGCACGTCTTTTTGCAATTGGCGCAGCAAAAGCAACGGATTTGAATATGATGTCGACATACGCTTCTTTAATGGATGGAACGTTGAATACTGAAATGAACTTGCATCGTGATTATGCACAAAAGTTCGGAATCAGCGAAGCAGAACTCGAACAAACAGAACCTGCTGAAGTGACGACTGCTTACACAAGTTATATGTTGAATATGGCGCAAATCGGCGGTGTTGAAAATGTGATTGCAGCGATTTTAACATGTACTTGGAGTTATAATTATATCGGCTTGAAACTTGCAGAAAAAGAAGGCGCTAAAAATCATGCGGGTTATAGAGAATGGGTGGATATGTACTCTTCAGATGAATTTACGCAGTTCAAAGAAGACTGCGTTGATTTAATGAATGAAGTGACAGAAGGACGTTCTGAAAAAGATTTACAATGTTTAGAAGATATTGTTGTGAAAACCAGCTATTATGAATATAAATTCTGGGACATGGCTGAAAATCTTGAAACATGGGATGTGCCGGCGAAGTAA
- a CDS encoding metallophosphoesterase, protein MEGRLFVASDIHGHGETLRQLLETAEYSPGNDQLVLCGDYVNNGPDSEGTLELIQKLQKDGAVVLFGNHELRWLEEIAETEFIMHHKMKVTYQRIQKDWGKLKWRSLLESFDKYYMTDDFLFIHAGFIADVPLEKQTAAEVTGYDKTKDLQHNYPGKYMVHGHVPTFREGCSLGEIKVTDQSVNIDTGAGHGDYLTLLDLTNSKQYCQRVVMKER, encoded by the coding sequence ATGGAAGGAAGATTATTTGTAGCCTCAGATATACATGGACATGGCGAAACGTTGCGACAATTATTAGAAACTGCTGAGTATTCCCCGGGAAATGATCAATTGGTACTTTGCGGTGATTATGTGAACAACGGACCGGATTCTGAAGGGACTTTAGAACTGATTCAAAAGCTGCAGAAAGATGGTGCTGTTGTCTTGTTTGGTAATCATGAATTACGTTGGTTAGAAGAGATTGCTGAAACAGAATTTATTATGCACCATAAAATGAAAGTGACGTATCAACGTATCCAAAAGGATTGGGGAAAATTAAAGTGGCGTTCATTGTTAGAGTCGTTTGATAAATATTATATGACGGATGACTTTTTGTTTATTCATGCTGGATTCATAGCGGATGTTCCTTTAGAAAAACAAACGGCAGCAGAGGTTACAGGGTATGATAAAACGAAAGACTTGCAGCATAACTATCCTGGAAAATATATGGTACATGGACATGTGCCGACATTTAGAGAAGGATGCAGTTTAGGTGAGATAAAAGTTACGGATCAATCAGTCAATATTGACACAGGTGCTGGTCATGGTGATTATTTAACGTTGCTTGATTTAACGAATTCAAAACAATATTGTCAGAGGGTTGTGATGAAGGAGAGGTAG
- a CDS encoding CPBP family intramembrane glutamic endopeptidase: MSKTRQPDRLWIEEPNKDFPFYNGKPIKISTGKWAIIIAFLIFGFILLTKMHLPFIPFKVNEFLQTISLPLFAVLGLYLTIGGYTKKLFRPLHKKDILTIIVFAILSLIVSSALSAIVGALSGGIKANPAAAVHSGTDALPEFLWSRFLTIIQLFGEEFMALVPLLACLTFFYHRNPHKRKRAVWLALICSSLIFGLLHLPTYQWDFTQCIFVIGLGRIIDSLAYIKTKNLLVTYVAHVIYDLSIYIFAFLA, from the coding sequence GTGAGTAAGACACGACAACCTGACAGATTGTGGATTGAAGAACCGAATAAAGACTTTCCGTTTTATAACGGTAAACCTATCAAAATCAGTACTGGCAAATGGGCAATTATCATAGCCTTTTTAATTTTCGGTTTCATTCTATTAACTAAAATGCATCTACCGTTCATTCCATTTAAAGTGAATGAATTTTTACAAACTATCAGTTTACCCCTATTCGCTGTATTAGGGCTGTATTTAACGATTGGCGGTTATACGAAGAAACTCTTCCGACCTTTACATAAAAAGGACATCTTAACCATCATCGTGTTCGCCATACTATCCTTGATTGTAAGCTCTGCTTTATCTGCAATCGTCGGAGCATTATCAGGAGGCATTAAAGCAAACCCGGCAGCAGCAGTTCATAGTGGTACCGACGCTTTACCAGAATTTTTATGGTCACGTTTCTTAACAATCATTCAATTATTCGGTGAAGAATTTATGGCGCTTGTTCCATTACTAGCATGTCTGACATTCTTTTATCATCGAAATCCACACAAACGTAAACGCGCAGTATGGCTCGCGTTAATTTGTTCATCACTTATTTTCGGTCTATTGCATTTGCCAACGTATCAATGGGACTTTACACAATGTATCTTTGTCATCGGATTAGGCCGAATTATTGACTCATTAGCTTACATAAAAACGAAAAATTTATTAGTAACTTATGTCGCACATGTTATTTATGATCTATCCATTTATATATTCGCTTTCCTAGCGTGA
- a CDS encoding TetR/AcrR family transcriptional regulator, with product MRTDRRRRKSQAAIQNAFLNLLGEETFETLTVQKIVDTADISRMTFYAYYVDKLDLLDQMENDSINQIQDFISQQYQTEDRKPADMIHTLMSYLVHHVGDNMSFYHTMFQIGSASMLQEKLYQLLYNHLSNYTDRDGTIGDFPFSYFMSYVAGAGISLIRHWILDDDRISEDALIHHFLLIITEGPASYLEK from the coding sequence ATGCGCACAGATCGACGTAGACGTAAATCACAAGCCGCCATCCAAAATGCTTTTTTAAATCTCTTAGGCGAAGAAACTTTTGAAACACTGACTGTCCAAAAAATAGTAGATACTGCTGATATAAGTCGTATGACTTTTTATGCCTATTATGTTGATAAACTAGATTTATTAGACCAAATGGAAAATGATTCTATCAATCAAATCCAAGATTTTATATCACAACAGTATCAAACGGAAGATAGAAAACCAGCAGATATGATTCATACACTGATGTCTTATCTAGTCCACCATGTCGGCGACAATATGTCTTTTTATCATACGATGTTCCAAATAGGCAGTGCTTCCATGCTGCAAGAGAAGTTATATCAACTGCTGTACAATCATTTATCTAATTACACTGACCGTGATGGTACAATTGGTGATTTTCCTTTCTCTTATTTCATGAGTTATGTGGCAGGTGCAGGTATCTCACTAATTCGTCATTGGATATTAGATGATGATCGCATCTCAGAAGATGCACTTATTCACCACTTTTTATTGATTATTACAGAAGGTCCAGCAAGTTATTTAGAAAAATAA
- a CDS encoding NmrA/HSCARG family protein, translating to MSKSILVIGATGKQGLAVVKQLLEDGWNVRAFTRDKDNEKLTSIDNDKLEIFEGNLGDPESIARAMENQYGVYSVQPIIRDNVEEELHQGKMIIEEAEDAGIHFVVYSTAGGVNRDRTGPHFEALAKIEDTLKASRLNYAIIKPSFFMDNFLRIVKEQGGRLVIPEFINPTIKFAMISSIDIARIAAEIFAHPKKHNHEEIEIASDELMLNEVVAEFVEATGKPATIEGDFVSGTAERSWLEDYGYVVDFDQMDDINPQRLKLRDWIRLQNF from the coding sequence ATGAGTAAATCAATTTTAGTGATTGGCGCAACTGGCAAACAAGGACTGGCAGTAGTTAAACAACTCTTAGAAGACGGATGGAACGTACGTGCATTTACGAGAGATAAAGATAATGAGAAATTGACAAGCATTGATAATGATAAATTAGAAATATTTGAAGGTAATTTAGGCGACCCTGAATCTATTGCACGAGCAATGGAAAATCAATACGGTGTATACAGTGTACAGCCGATTATTCGAGACAATGTGGAAGAAGAATTGCATCAAGGAAAAATGATTATTGAAGAAGCTGAAGATGCTGGTATTCATTTTGTGGTCTATAGTACAGCAGGCGGTGTTAATCGTGATCGAACTGGACCTCATTTTGAAGCACTAGCAAAAATAGAAGATACATTGAAAGCATCACGTTTAAACTATGCAATTATTAAACCATCATTCTTTATGGATAACTTTTTACGTATTGTGAAAGAACAAGGCGGAAGATTAGTTATTCCAGAATTTATTAATCCAACAATTAAATTTGCGATGATTTCATCGATTGATATTGCGCGTATTGCAGCAGAAATCTTTGCTCATCCTAAAAAACATAATCATGAAGAAATTGAGATTGCTTCTGATGAATTAATGTTGAATGAAGTAGTGGCTGAATTTGTTGAAGCGACAGGCAAACCTGCAACAATAGAAGGCGACTTTGTGAGCGGAACAGCAGAACGTTCATGGTTAGAAGACTATGGTTATGTCGTTGATTTCGATCAAATGGATGACATCAATCCACAACGTCTTAAATTGAGAGATTGGATTCGTCTGCAAAATTTTTAA
- a CDS encoding biotin transporter BioY, which yields MKTRELVLISLFTALTIISSMLHFTLGPIPFSLQIVIVFIVAHLFSVKVAFWSQALYVIMGLIGLPVFASGGGLFYVIKPTFGFLIGFVVAALVMSLLKQRLTTNNFINTFAINMVGTVIIYIFGCVYFYFIMNFVANTPITVSQTFTSIVLLSAPGDIILGGVTTILILRLEKIMKGSGMYEGLRH from the coding sequence ATGAAAACACGAGAACTTGTTCTCATTAGTTTATTTACAGCATTAACCATTATTTCAAGCATGTTGCACTTTACATTGGGGCCGATTCCTTTCTCTCTGCAGATTGTAATTGTATTTATCGTTGCTCATTTATTCAGCGTCAAAGTTGCATTTTGGAGTCAGGCACTTTATGTCATTATGGGACTGATTGGCTTGCCTGTCTTTGCGAGCGGAGGTGGTTTGTTTTATGTAATCAAGCCTACATTTGGTTTCTTAATCGGCTTTGTTGTTGCGGCGCTTGTGATGTCTTTATTGAAGCAGCGTTTAACAACCAATAATTTTATCAATACGTTTGCTATCAATATGGTCGGTACAGTCATTATTTACATATTCGGATGTGTTTATTTTTATTTCATTATGAACTTTGTGGCAAACACACCGATTACAGTTAGTCAGACATTCACTAGTATTGTTTTATTAAGTGCACCCGGAGATATTATCTTAGGCGGTGTAACGACCATATTGATTTTACGCTTAGAAAAAATTATGAAAGGAAGCGGGATGTATGAAGGTCTTCGTCACTAG
- a CDS encoding SDR family NAD(P)-dependent oxidoreductase, producing the protein MRVVLITGGNKGLGYETAKELKNKGYKVYIGSRSEDRGKKAANELGVNCVQIDVTDVETLRNAAHEIREAEGRLDILINNAGISGDVKKVDEVTGADVERVYDTNVFGIVRTIHMFVPLLEQSEQPVIVNVSSGLGSFGMVTDPDTLESKVNSLAYCSSKSAVTMLTVQYAKGLPNMQVNAADPGPTNTDLVGDFSNNSKPASQGVVPIVKLATIDKNGPTGKFIGVDGEMPW; encoded by the coding sequence ATGAGAGTAGTATTAATCACAGGCGGAAATAAAGGATTAGGCTATGAAACAGCTAAAGAATTGAAAAACAAAGGATACAAAGTTTATATTGGCTCACGAAGTGAAGATCGCGGTAAGAAAGCAGCGAATGAATTAGGCGTAAATTGCGTTCAAATTGATGTAACCGATGTTGAAACATTGCGCAATGCCGCACATGAAATTCGTGAAGCAGAAGGCCGTTTAGATATTTTGATTAACAACGCTGGTATTTCGGGAGATGTGAAAAAGGTTGATGAAGTAACTGGCGCAGATGTAGAACGTGTATATGATACAAACGTTTTCGGTATAGTGCGTACAATTCATATGTTTGTACCTCTTTTAGAACAATCTGAACAACCAGTCATTGTAAATGTCAGCAGCGGTTTAGGTTCATTTGGAATGGTGACAGACCCTGATACATTAGAATCTAAAGTGAACTCTTTAGCATATTGCTCTTCTAAATCAGCAGTGACAATGTTGACGGTTCAATATGCGAAAGGTTTACCGAATATGCAAGTGAATGCTGCAGATCCTGGTCCGACTAATACAGATTTAGTAGGTGACTTCAGTAATAACTCTAAACCAGCATCACAAGGTGTTGTACCAATTGTGAAATTAGCGACAATTGATAAAAATGGCCCAACAGGCAAATTTATCGGTGTAGATGGCGAAATGCCTTGGTAA
- a CDS encoding CocE/NonD family hydrolase translates to MYKQMLGNPKLNVTPIEDIKVGKNNIVVDSIQYGNQEMIMEKDVPVKMKDGAELYVNIFRPNKEGQFPVVMSADTYGKDNKPKITNMGAMWPTLGAIPTSSFTPEESPDPGFWVPNDYVVVKVALRGSAKSKGQLLPWGESEARDYAEVIEWAGEQPWSNGNVGTNGVSYLAVTQWWVASLNPSHLKAMIPWEGLNDMYREAAFHGGIPDTGFFRFWYQGIVARWPETEIEDLEKMQKEHPLFDDYWKGKQANLKNITVPMFVCASWSTQGLHNRGTFEGFKQASSQDKWLKIHGRKEWETYYARESLEMQKDFFDYFLKGEENDWRDNPRVSYEVRESFFKGYTKTASDWPIPGTDYTKLYLDAEDAQLKEKPAEHEGAAVYDSEDENADARFSIEFDKDTEITGNMKLKFDRRGNEVYFPDFNHIENGQVATGWLRVSHRELDQAKSTAAQPWLKHEKEMKLEAGEVVPVEIEILPSGTLFKKGETLTVVVKGSEVVKGSSTPGLDTRYAHRELVNKGNHVIHTGGQYDSHLLVPIIK, encoded by the coding sequence ATGTATAAACAAATGTTAGGAAATCCAAAACTAAATGTAACTCCGATTGAAGATATTAAAGTAGGTAAAAACAATATTGTGGTAGATAGCATTCAATATGGTAACCAAGAAATGATTATGGAAAAAGACGTACCCGTTAAAATGAAAGACGGTGCTGAATTATACGTTAATATTTTCCGCCCTAATAAAGAAGGTCAATTTCCTGTAGTAATGTCTGCAGATACTTATGGTAAAGACAATAAACCTAAAATCACAAATATGGGTGCCATGTGGCCGACTCTTGGAGCTATTCCAACTTCAAGCTTCACTCCAGAAGAATCTCCAGATCCAGGATTTTGGGTACCGAATGATTATGTCGTTGTAAAAGTTGCTTTACGAGGCAGTGCAAAATCTAAAGGACAATTATTACCTTGGGGTGAATCTGAAGCACGTGATTATGCTGAAGTGATTGAATGGGCAGGCGAACAACCATGGAGTAATGGTAATGTCGGTACGAATGGTGTTTCTTATTTAGCTGTTACGCAATGGTGGGTTGCTTCATTGAATCCAAGTCACTTGAAAGCAATGATTCCTTGGGAAGGATTAAATGATATGTATCGTGAAGCAGCATTCCATGGTGGTATTCCTGATACTGGCTTCTTCCGCTTCTGGTACCAAGGTATCGTTGCTAGATGGCCAGAAACTGAAATTGAAGATTTAGAAAAAATGCAAAAAGAGCATCCGCTTTTCGATGATTACTGGAAAGGCAAACAAGCGAATTTGAAAAACATCACTGTACCAATGTTTGTATGTGCCAGCTGGTCAACACAAGGTCTGCATAATAGAGGAACATTCGAAGGTTTCAAACAAGCAAGCTCACAAGATAAATGGCTTAAAATTCATGGACGCAAAGAATGGGAAACTTATTATGCACGTGAATCACTTGAAATGCAAAAAGACTTCTTCGATTATTTCTTAAAAGGAGAAGAAAATGATTGGCGTGATAATCCGCGTGTAAGCTATGAAGTGCGTGAATCATTCTTTAAAGGTTATACAAAAACAGCAAGTGACTGGCCAATTCCAGGCACAGACTATACTAAATTATATTTAGATGCTGAAGATGCACAACTGAAAGAAAAACCAGCAGAGCATGAAGGCGCTGCAGTTTATGACAGTGAAGATGAAAATGCAGATGCGAGATTTTCAATCGAATTTGATAAAGACACTGAAATTACAGGCAACATGAAATTGAAATTTGATCGACGCGGCAACGAAGTTTACTTCCCAGACTTCAACCATATTGAAAATGGTCAAGTAGCAACTGGTTGGTTGCGTGTCTCTCATCGTGAATTAGACCAAGCGAAGTCTACTGCTGCACAACCTTGGTTGAAACATGAGAAAGAAATGAAATTAGAAGCAGGTGAAGTGGTACCTGTTGAAATTGAAATCTTACCATCAGGTACACTATTTAAAAAAGGTGAAACTTTAACAGTTGTAGTAAAAGGCAGTGAAGTTGTTAAAGGCAGCAGTACACCTGGATTAGATACACGTTATGCACATAGAGAATTAGTCAATAAAGGCAACCATGTTATTCATACTGGTGGTCAATATGATTCACACTTATTAGTACCCATCATTAAATAA
- a CDS encoding TspO/MBR family protein, producing the protein MNRYGRLIIVNKPLRIFRNIVHFTTPIVGGTLIGRYATRNARQDYQKEQNPPFSPPGLTFPIVWSGLYVAMGIAYTVARDAGQNKSIPISHYTQLGLNFLWSILYFRYKLRGAALIESYTLFAAVIVTTVQFYKADKLSGLLMVSYASWCVFASYLTTGSWLLNKDE; encoded by the coding sequence ATGAATAGATATGGGAGGTTGATTATTGTGAATAAGCCGTTAAGAATCTTTAGAAATATCGTGCACTTCACTACGCCAATAGTAGGTGGTACGTTGATTGGTCGCTATGCGACACGAAATGCACGTCAAGATTATCAAAAAGAACAAAATCCTCCATTCTCGCCACCAGGTCTTACTTTTCCGATTGTATGGTCAGGTTTATATGTTGCGATGGGTATTGCCTATACAGTCGCTCGAGATGCGGGTCAAAATAAATCAATTCCGATTTCGCATTATACACAATTGGGATTGAATTTTTTGTGGTCTATTTTGTATTTCAGATACAAATTAAGAGGAGCAGCATTGATTGAAAGTTATACACTTTTTGCAGCTGTTATCGTCACAACTGTTCAATTTTATAAAGCAGATAAATTAAGCGGGTTATTGATGGTTTCTTATGCATCATGGTGTGTTTTTGCGAGTTATCTTACGACAGGTAGTTGGCTTTTAAATAAAGACGAATAA
- a CDS encoding patatin-like phospholipase family protein: MTTKSVVLGAGGQFGMAWEIGYLRGLADKGVSLRDANEFVGTSAGAQVGTVISSDADWDTIWEEQLNYEREEANPLTDDDLADLFQKFDTIARESRTIEEWINSESELAMHPKVDLPETERLNMIRNSLGNAVSGWTKGLKIVVTEVETNQRRVFDKDTDVPLVKAIAASSAFQGAYPTIQIDGNHYYDGGSYSMENPDVSEADKVVVLAADLPVLTPFSLSELIEKMEERDQVVHLAKPNEEVMQILAKYDNNTMNGAMRKEVAEAARKQGQQDVDAIYAFWH; the protein is encoded by the coding sequence ATGACAACAAAATCAGTAGTTTTAGGTGCAGGCGGTCAATTTGGTATGGCTTGGGAAATTGGTTATTTAAGAGGACTTGCTGATAAAGGTGTAAGTTTAAGAGATGCTAATGAATTTGTAGGTACATCAGCAGGCGCACAAGTTGGAACAGTCATTTCATCTGATGCAGATTGGGATACGATTTGGGAAGAACAATTGAATTATGAACGAGAAGAAGCCAATCCGTTAACGGATGATGATTTAGCAGATTTATTCCAAAAGTTCGATACGATTGCGCGTGAATCACGTACGATTGAAGAATGGATTAATAGTGAAAGTGAACTTGCAATGCACCCTAAAGTAGACCTTCCTGAGACGGAACGCTTGAATATGATTCGAAATAGTTTGGGCAATGCTGTTTCTGGTTGGACAAAGGGTTTGAAAATTGTAGTTACAGAAGTGGAAACAAACCAAAGACGTGTATTTGATAAAGATACAGATGTACCGCTTGTAAAAGCAATTGCTGCGAGCAGTGCTTTCCAAGGTGCTTATCCGACGATACAAATTGATGGCAATCATTATTATGACGGCGGTTCATATTCCATGGAAAACCCTGATGTCAGTGAGGCTGATAAAGTAGTGGTGCTGGCTGCTGATTTACCGGTATTAACACCGTTTTCACTATCTGAACTGATTGAGAAAATGGAAGAACGTGATCAGGTTGTTCATTTAGCGAAGCCTAATGAAGAGGTTATGCAAATTCTTGCAAAGTATGATAATAATACAATGAACGGTGCAATGCGTAAAGAAGTTGCAGAAGCAGCAAGAAAGCAAGGGCAACAAGATGTAGATGCAATTTATGCATTCTGGCACTAA